The stretch of DNA ATACCATCAATACGATCGATGAACATTTGGATATGCTGATGGTTTGCCATCATTTAAGTAAAAATATTCCTGAGGATGTTGCATTTGCGGATTCCCGTATTCGTCCTGAAACCATTGCAGCAGAAGATATTCTTCATGATATGGGAGTATTCAGCATCATGAGTTCTGACTCGCAGGCTATGGGAAGACCAGGCGAAGTGATTACCAGAACATGGCAGACAGCCAGTAAAATGAAAGAGCAACGCGGTCAGCTGGATGAAGATAAAGGCTCTGAACATGACAATTACCGTGCAAAAAGATATGTCGCAAAATATACGATCAATCCTGCTATTGCCCATGGAATCTCAGACTATGTAGGCACTATTGAAAAAGGAAAGTTGGCGGATCTGGTGATTTGGAGACCTGCTTTATTTGGAGTAAAACCGGAGATGATCTATAAGGGAGGAATGGTGATTGCCAGCAAAATGGGAGATCCAAATGCTTCTATTCCTACGCCTCAACCGGTTATTTACAGAAATATGTTCGGTGCACATGGAAGAGCAAAATATGGAACCTGTGTTACGTTTGTATCTCAGATTTCTATTGATAATGGGTCTATTGCTGAGTTTAAACTGGAGAAAATGATTCTTCCTGTAAAAAACTGTAGAAATATTTCCAAAGCAGACCTTATCCATAATGATAAGACTCCTTTGATAGAAGTGAATCCGGAAAATTATAAAGTGACCGTAGATGGAGAATACATCACCTGTGAGCCGGCTGAAAAACTTCCGCTTACCCAATTGTATTATCTGTTCTAAAAAGATAAAGTTCTCATCGTGCCCGGTGAAATTCCGGGCTTTTTAAAAGATATAATTTAAATGTAAAGATCAGATGAAATACTTTAATAAAAAGGCTTTATCATTTGTCGTAGCGGGAACGTCCATGATGTCGGTTCAGCTGCATGCTCAGTTTCTCGGCGGAAGAAGACTGAAAGATAATGAAGAAGGGCCGAAAGGACAATTCATGATATATGGTTCTTTTGATTATTCCAAAACCAATGCACCTTCGAGCAGTAACAGTTCAGTAGGAACCAGCGCCAATGCAGGTGTACCTATCGGGATAGGATACTTTTTTAATAATAATGATGTCATAGGAATTAATTATGCTTATGCACAGAATGTTTCAGACCATAGAACCATCTATAAGCAGAATGAAGCAGGAATTTGGTACAGCCCGTCAGTAACTCTTGGGAAATATTTTGCTTTGATCGGCCAGGTTGATGCTCATTATGTTTGGGGACAGAAGCTGTCGGACTCATCAGATGCGATGAATAATTTTACAGGATACCGATTGCGTGCCTATCCTTTGTTTGCCATTTTCCTTGGAGGTGGATGGGCTTTAAAATTCAAATTTGCCGAGCTTTCTATGTTGCAGACAAAAACGAAACAGGAAGGCTGGACGAAGACTTACGTTGCCGGAATAAGTGCATCTACCTTTGGGGTAGGGATTTCTAAAAATATTGATTTCAGAAAAAAGAATAAAGATCATGATTATTAATGAAACTATAGGGAATATCTCGGAATGTCCTATTGAAGGAAAAGAGGTGGATTTTCTGGATCTGGAATGGTTTGAAACCACCAAAAGAATTCAACGCAAGAAAACCCGTCAGGGGACAGATGTTGCAATTAAATTTCTTAGGGAAGGACAGCGCTTACGCGAAGGAGATATTCTCTATCAGGACGAAGAAAAGCTGATTATAGTGAATGTCCTGGAAACAGAGGCGATTGTAATGACTCCGGCATCAATGCTGGAAATGGGTACAGTTTGTTATGAGATTGGCAATAAACATATTCCTTTGTTTATCCAGAATGATCAGGTGTTATTACCATTTGAAATGCCTATGTATAGATGGCTGGAAGCAAGTGGATTTGCTCCCGAAAAGCAGAATGTAAAGCTGTTGAATCTTCTTAAATCTAACGTGGAGCCACATGGACACGGCAGTCTGGGATCTACTTTATTTACCAAAATACTTAAAATGGCAGCCCCTAAGGATGAATAATATGAATTTAAATTTCCTGGCAGGCCTGCTGCATATCGCAGACCCTACATTGCCCATTGGTGGTTACAGCCACTCTAACGGATTGGAAACTTATGTACAGAAAAGGATAATACATAATGTAAAGACAGCCAAAGAGTTCGTAGAAAATATGCTGGTTTATAATCTTAAATACAATGATGGTGCTTTTATGAAGCTCACTTATGAAGCTGTTCAAAAAGAAGATCTGAGATTGATACTACAACTGGATAACGAATGCAATGCCATAAAATGTCCGAGAGAAATTCGTCAGGCAAGTCAGAAGCTCGGCTTACGTCTGATTAAAATTTTCAAAAGAAGAGACCATTTCCCTTTTATAGAAGCTTACGAAAAAGCAGTCCGGAATGGCGAAGCCAATTCTCATTACTGTATCGTATTTGGAATGTATGCTGCTGTCATGAAGATCCCATTATATGAAGCACTCTTAGGGTTTTATTACACGTCTGTAGCAGGAATGATTACCAATGCTGTGAAACTGGTGCCCCTGGGGCAACTGGATGGGCAGGATATTCTTTTCTCCCTGTATCCGGTGATGGAACAGACGGTTCTGGAAACAATCGATCTTGATAGAGAACTCGTGGGAATCTGTAATACTTCTTTTGATATTCATTGTATGCAGCATGAAAGGTTGTATTCGAGATTGTATATGTCATAGGGGTGAAACCGTTGAATCGTAAAATTGTTAAATCGTGAAAGGGCTGAAAAGCTGAGGGGTTGAATCGCAAAAAAAGCAAATTCGCCTATCTGCCTTTTTGCCATTTTACTAAAAAAATAAAAAAAATGGAAAATAGAAAATATATAAAAGTAGGTGTGGCTGGTCCTGTAGGTTCAGGGAAAACAGCATTATTGGAACGTTTGAGCAGAAAAATGTTCGGAACTTATGATCTTGGTGTGATTACCAATGATATTTATACAAAAGAAGATGCAGAGTTTATGGCTAAAAACAGTCTTCTGCCTCATGAAAGAATTATTGGCGTCGAAACCGGAGGATGTCCACATACTGCCATCAGAGAAGATGCGAGTATGAATCTGGAAGCAGTAGATGAGCTTACTGCCCGTTTCCCTGATATTGAATTGGTGCTTATAGAAAGTGGAGGAGATAATTTATCGGCAACCTTCAGTCCGGATTTAGCTGACGTCACTATTTTCATTATCGACGTAGCTGAAGGAGAGAAAATTCCAAGAAAAGGAGGCCCGGGAATTACCCGTTCCGATCTTTTGATCATTAATAAAATTGACCTGGCACCACATGTAGGGGCAAGTCTTGAAGTAATGGAAAGAGACGCCAGAAGAATGCGAAACGGAAGTCCTTTCGTATTCACTAATCTGAAAACGGATGAAGGATTGGAAAAAGTAATCGGGTGGATCAAAAAATATGCATTGCTGGAAGAATGTGAAGAACCGAATCTCGTAAGATAAATGGATAGTCGATTAGAACTCGTTGCCGGATATAAGGAGGGGAAGTCTTTTGTGAAGGATCTCTATGTTTCCCTTCCTTTCAGAGTTGTTTCTGTCGGGCAGCGTAAAAATGATAATAAACTCTATCAGATGGTCATGAGTTCTTCGCCGGGAATTCTTGACGGAGACCGTTACCATCTTGAAATTTCCCTGGAAAAAGGGGCTTCATTGCAACTGCAGTCACAATCTTACCAGAGGTTATTCAATATGGAAGATAAAGCGACTCAATTATTGAAAGTGTCCTTGGATGATGATACTTCTTTTGCCTACGTTCCGCATCCAATCGTTCCCCATGAGCGTTCGAATTTTAAAAGTGAAGCGCAGGTTCATATCGGGAAAAACAGCCAGATTATTATCAGTGAGATTATTACTTGCGGAAGGAAGCATTATGGAGAGGTTTTTAAGCTGAAGCGTTTTCAGAATCTGGTGGAAATTTATCATGAAAATAAACTGGTCATCAAGGATAATGTTTTAATTCAGCCCGATCTGATCCCTGTGAACGGAATTGGAAATCTCGAACAGTTTACCCATCAGGGAACCTTAATTTTCTACACAACACGAGACAATATCAATCAGGAAGCCTTAATAGAATCTATTTTAAATGCTGATGAAGCAAAGAATACGGATATGGAAATTGGTATTTCAGCCATGGAAAATAATGGATTTATCATCAGAACACTAGGACATGGAGGAGAGGTGATGTATAACTTTTTCCTTTACGTGCAGGAAAAGCTATGGGCATTAGAACAGAACAATGATTCTCGCCAATAGAAGTGACTCACCCGTAATAAAAATAAATACAAAGGCTTTAGCCAAAATTTAAAGGTTATGAATGAATAACCCTAACAAAATTAATTAATGGATACAACGATTTGGGCACTATTGATCAGTGCAATTTCTATAAGTTTTATACATACGGCATCGGGACCGGATCATTATCTTCCGTTTATCGTGCTTTCAAAATCGAAAAAATGGAGTGGAATGAAAACGGCTGTTTTAACAATAATTTGTGGATTCGGTCATGTGATGAGCTCTTTAGTACTAGGATTTATCGGCGTGTTTTTAGGATGGCAGCTGAACAGAATTTCATGGTTTCAGGATATCAGAGGTAACTTCTCCGGATGGGCTTTGCTGATTTTTGGAGGAGTTTATCTGGTGTATGGCTTAATACAGGCGGTAAGAAATAAGCCTCATAAGCATTTCGATGTTATGGGAGATGATGTGTATGTCTATGAGCATAATCATACAGAGGTTGTGATGCCCCAAAAAAGGATTAAAGTAACCCCTCTTGTTCTTTTTATGATTTTTGTAATGGGACCTAGTGAGCCTTTGATTCCTCTTTTATTTTATTCGGGAGTGAAGCATTCGACTACGGAGATTATTGTGCTGGTTACTTCATTTACCATAACTACGGTGTTAACAATGCTGGGAATGGTGCTGTTGGGACGCTACGGATATTCAACGTTATTCAATACCGAAAAGCTGGAGCGTTATATGGGGGTAGTGAGCGGGGCCGTGGTTACAGTCTGTGGAATCGGAATGGTATTCCTGGGATGGTAGGCGAGTTGCGAGTTTCGAGTTGTAGGATGTCGGAAATAATGTTGGTATTTAATAGAAATTGAACTACAAAAAACCGAACCTTATTAATTCTACCCTCTGTAACCACGTAACCACGTAACTCGTAACTCGAAACTCGCATCCCGCACCCAGAAATCCCGCGTCTCACCCTCTTCTAAAATCTAATTTCTAACTCAACTAACTATGAACAAATTTTTTGAAAAACTTCCTTTTATAGATCATATTTTAAAAGGGATCGGACAGATTATGCTCCAGGAAAACAGATGGACGGGTCTCTTATTTCTGATTGGAATTTTTATGGGAAGCTGGCAGGGCGGAGTGGCTGTGCTATTATCTACCACAGCAGGAACACTAGCTGCTATGAAATTGCGTTATACCCAATCGGAAATCAATGCCGGGTTATATGGTTTTAGTGCTGCTCTGGTAGGGGTTGCCTTATCTTTTGTATTTCAGACCACCTTATTGATATGGATTCTGATTATTGTCGGTGGGGTATTGGCTACTGTGATCCAGCATTTTTTTATTCAGAAAAAGATTCCTGTATTTACGTTTCCTTTTATTATAGTGACATGGATCTGCATTTATTGCCTGCATCATTATACTCAGATTCCACCTTCGGATATGATGAATGCTAAAATGGAGCCAGTAGATTATGACGACTTTCTTACATGTACCAATGGGTTTGGAGAAGTTATTTTTCAGGGAGGAATTCTTTCCGGAATTATTTTCTTCGTTGCTGTATTTATCAGCTCACCTGCTGCTGCCCTCTATGGTTTAGCCGGATCAGTGCTGGGAGCCTATCTCTCTCATATGCATGGAGAACCTATTGATAAAATTCATATGGGATTGTTCGGCTTCAATGCCGTGCTTTCTGCTATTGTTTTTTCAGGGTTCAAAAAAACAGATGGGATATGGGTACTGGTTGCGGTACTGGTTACAGTGGCAATCGACGATCTTTTAATCGATCACAATGTGCTGAATGAAGTGGGTGGAGTATTGACATTTCCTTTTGTGGCAGGGACATGGATCACACTACTTGTTCAGAAACTTCTTATAAAAAATAAAAATAATTAATAAAAAATAGTTTAAATCAAAATGAAAATTACAAAAGTAATGATCGTCTTTCTTGCTGTATGGATGAATGAAAAGGTTGCAGCGCAGGAGACAGAGACACAAAAACAATTGTTAATTAAAGACTTTGATGATAAATTTCCAATTTCAGATGCTTTGGTACAGTTTAATCACGGAAATGATCATGCGCATTCCGGAACCGACGGGTCTGTAAAATTCAATATCGTTTCATATCCGGATACCTTGGTAATTAGCCATAAAGGATATGATGATGTGAAATGGGTGATGACTAATAATGACGACAAAAATAGAGTTGTTTTCCTTCAGCATAAGCCCTTTCAGATTTCAGAAGTAGCGATTAATCATAGTTCGTTTTTATCCGCTATAACGAAAGTGGATCTTAATAAATTTCCGGTTAATTCAGCGCAAGATCTTCTTCGTAAAGTACCGGGACTTTTTATTGCGCAGCATGCAGGTGGAGGGAAAGCAGAACAGCTTTTTCTTAGAGGATTCGATTCAGATCATGGAACGGATGTGAGTGTGAATGTAGACGGAATGCCGGTGAATATTGTTTCCCATGCTCATGGGCAGGGATATTCGGATTTACATTTTGTGATTCCTGAAACGGTTAATAATATTGATTTTGGCAAAGGAGCGTATTATACCGATCGGGGAGATTTTAATACGGCCGGGTATGTGGATTTTAAAACTTATGACCGTTTGAACAACAGTATGATCAAGCTGGAAGGGGGTTCATTCAATACAAAAAGGATTTTAGGAATGTTCAATATCCTTAATGATGCAGCCGGACGAAAGAGTGCTTACCTTGCAGCTGAATACAATTATACAGATGGGCCTTTTGATGTTAAACAAAATTTTAACAGGGTGAATATCTTTGGGAAATATAATCAATGGCTGACTGATAATGATTATTTCAATATTCAGTTTTCCACATTCAATTCTTCATGGAATGCTTCCGGACAAATTCCCGAGCGCGCCGTGAATGAAGGAATCATAGGACGTTGGGGGAGTATAGATCCTACCGAAGGAGGAAATACTTCAAGGACGAATCTGCAAATGAATTATAAACATATCATTTCACCTTCCGAGCAAATAGATGCGATGGTATGGTATTCAAAATATGATTTTAATCTGTATTCTGATTTTACGTTTTATTTAAAAGACAAAGACCATGGAGATGAGATTCAGCAGACAGATGGAAGGAATATCTACGGAACTGAAATAAAATATACCAAAAACTTTTCACTACCTAATGGAACATTAGATTGGGTTTCGGGAGTAGGGTTTAGAAATGATGATATCAATACGCTTCAGCTGAACCATGTATACCACCGGGATTTACTTTTGGATAAGTTATCGAATGTCAACGGTACAGAAACAAATCTGCATGCCTACACAGGATTGGTTTGGAAAACCGGAAAATGGACGATTAATCCGGGGTTACGGGTAGATCATTTTATTTTTAATATGCACAATCTGATGAATCCCGAGCAACTGCCTTCCGGACAGTCTTCAGAAGGAACAAGATTGAGCCCCAAGCTTAATTTCTCTTATGCGGTAAATGACAACATGATGTGGTTTTTAAAAACGGGGATGGGATTCCATTCCAATGATATGAGGGTGGTGATTGAGCAACAGGGCGTAAAAACACTTCCTTATTCCGTAGGTGGAGATTTGGGCGTAAGATTGCATCCTTTTAAATCATTGATCATTACTCCAACCGTGTGGTATTTGTACCTACAGCAGGAATTTGTTTATGTGGGAGACGATGCGGTTGTAGAGCCATCCGGAAAATCACAGCGTTTTGGGGCTGATTTAGGAATCCGGTTCCAGCCTTTAGAGAATTTCTATTTGAATGCAGATGTCAACTATGCCTATGCGAGGTTTACAGAAGAAAAGAAAGGAGAAGATTATGTGCCTTTGGCTCCGGTTATTACCAGTACAGGTTCTGTGAACTGGGATTTTTTACACGGTTTTTCATTAGGTATTCAATACCGTTATTTAGGGACAAGACCTGCGGTGGAGGATAACAGTATCAGAACAAAGGCTTATTTTGTTAATGATCTGATTCTTTCCTACAACCAGCCCAAATGGGGAGCGAATGTTCAGGTCAGCAATCTTTTCAATGTGAAATGGAATGAAGCACAGTTTGCCACAGAAACACAATTAAAAAATGAGCAGGAACCAGTCACTGATCTTACCTATACTCCAGGAAGTCCTTTTGGGATGAGAGTAGGAGTGTATTATAAGTTTTGATGAGGATTGAGTTTGAGGGTTTGAGAGTATTAGAGTATTAGAGTTGCGGAAATGATTTGCTTTAATGGCTAGAGTTTCAGTCGACAGATTGCTACATTGTTATATTGTTATATTGTTATATTGTTACACTGTTACATTAATAAATACACATTCTCAGGTCGATGTATTGCTACACTGTTACATTACTAAATTGTTACATTATTAAAGAGCTACATCATCAATTTTGTTTAATTTTAATTAATATATAAGTAAGGATATGGAGGTATTATCCAATTTTCAGTATAAAAAACTTTTTCTCCCTAATATTACCGAGAAAATATTGGCTAATAATGCGGATGTACAGCTTTACCGGCTTGAGAATTATCTTAAAGGGATTCTGATGCCGGTAATTCCATACCGGACGACATTTAATTTTATCATCTTTATTACCAATGGCCATATCAAGCAATATCTGGAAAATAAAGAATACCAGGCAGAAAAAGGTGGGGTGATTTTTATTAAACAGGGGACGATTACTGCAACTATAGAACTGTCTGATGATGCAGAAGGTTTTTTCCTGGCCTATGAAAATAATATATTATCGGAACAGGAGCTGCCGAAGCATAAAACCAGTATTTTTTTTATGACGCCTTTTCTGAAGCTGGATAGCCTTACCTATGGAACCATTATTCAGCTTCTTCCGATTATGGAACAGGAACTCTGGCTGAATAATTTCAATGTCAATGAAGTTGTGATTACAATGCTTCATCTTATTCTGGTGAAAATGCTGAATACGGACCTGGAAAGTCATCACAGGCTGGCAACCCGGTCTATGGAAATTTCATTGCAGTTTCGGGATCTTTTGTTTAAATACCATGTAAAAGAGAAAAGAGTGGCTTTCTATGCCGATAAGTTATCGGTAACGGAAAACTACCTTAATAAATGTGTGAAAAATGTCACCCAGAAATCCCCTAAACAATGGATCAATGAGATAGATATCAATTATAGTAAAGCCCTTCTTCATTCAAGTAAGGATATTGCAGAGATAGCCTATGAACTTAATTTCCATACGGCTTCTCATTTTACCCAACTGTTTAAAAAAATAACGGGAATTACCCCGAAAGAATATCGGATTCAGTTCTTACCTCATAAGATAGTGGAACATTAATCCTTACGGTTTACATCTTTTCATTTTCAAGGATCTTTAACACCAGTTTTTCTTCATGGGTTAAATCTGCTGTGCCATCATTCACTTCAATATCATCGAGTTCGTCAAGATATTTTTTGATGGTATTGTTTTCATATAAATTGATCACCAGAGGGTGTACGTAATACTTTTTGCAGACGGTACTCGTATTACCCAGATGTGAGGCAACAATTTCCAGGGCTTCTTTTACTTTCTTTTTATATTCGGTATTGCTTTCCGCATATCCTATTTCCTTAAAAGCAATCAGAGCACTCACCGTACCGGACCAGGTTCTGAAATCCTTAGCACTAAAATCCTCACCGCTGATCTCTTTAATATAGTCATTCACCATTCCGGAATCAATAGAATGTCGGTTTCCTTCATCGTCATAATATTGAAACAATTCTT from Chryseobacterium piperi encodes:
- the ureE gene encoding urease accessory protein UreE, which encodes MIINETIGNISECPIEGKEVDFLDLEWFETTKRIQRKKTRQGTDVAIKFLREGQRLREGDILYQDEEKLIIVNVLETEAIVMTPASMLEMGTVCYEIGNKHIPLFIQNDQVLLPFEMPMYRWLEASGFAPEKQNVKLLNLLKSNVEPHGHGSLGSTLFTKILKMAAPKDE
- a CDS encoding urease accessory protein UreF, with protein sequence MNLNFLAGLLHIADPTLPIGGYSHSNGLETYVQKRIIHNVKTAKEFVENMLVYNLKYNDGAFMKLTYEAVQKEDLRLILQLDNECNAIKCPREIRQASQKLGLRLIKIFKRRDHFPFIEAYEKAVRNGEANSHYCIVFGMYAAVMKIPLYEALLGFYYTSVAGMITNAVKLVPLGQLDGQDILFSLYPVMEQTVLETIDLDRELVGICNTSFDIHCMQHERLYSRLYMS
- the ureG gene encoding urease accessory protein UreG yields the protein MENRKYIKVGVAGPVGSGKTALLERLSRKMFGTYDLGVITNDIYTKEDAEFMAKNSLLPHERIIGVETGGCPHTAIREDASMNLEAVDELTARFPDIELVLIESGGDNLSATFSPDLADVTIFIIDVAEGEKIPRKGGPGITRSDLLIINKIDLAPHVGASLEVMERDARRMRNGSPFVFTNLKTDEGLEKVIGWIKKYALLEECEEPNLVR
- a CDS encoding urease accessory protein UreD; the encoded protein is MDSRLELVAGYKEGKSFVKDLYVSLPFRVVSVGQRKNDNKLYQMVMSSSPGILDGDRYHLEISLEKGASLQLQSQSYQRLFNMEDKATQLLKVSLDDDTSFAYVPHPIVPHERSNFKSEAQVHIGKNSQIIISEIITCGRKHYGEVFKLKRFQNLVEIYHENKLVIKDNVLIQPDLIPVNGIGNLEQFTHQGTLIFYTTRDNINQEALIESILNADEAKNTDMEIGISAMENNGFIIRTLGHGGEVMYNFFLYVQEKLWALEQNNDSRQ
- a CDS encoding urea transporter: MNKFFEKLPFIDHILKGIGQIMLQENRWTGLLFLIGIFMGSWQGGVAVLLSTTAGTLAAMKLRYTQSEINAGLYGFSAALVGVALSFVFQTTLLIWILIIVGGVLATVIQHFFIQKKIPVFTFPFIIVTWICIYCLHHYTQIPPSDMMNAKMEPVDYDDFLTCTNGFGEVIFQGGILSGIIFFVAVFISSPAAALYGLAGSVLGAYLSHMHGEPIDKIHMGLFGFNAVLSAIVFSGFKKTDGIWVLVAVLVTVAIDDLLIDHNVLNEVGGVLTFPFVAGTWITLLVQKLLIKNKNN
- a CDS encoding TonB-dependent receptor, with product MKITKVMIVFLAVWMNEKVAAQETETQKQLLIKDFDDKFPISDALVQFNHGNDHAHSGTDGSVKFNIVSYPDTLVISHKGYDDVKWVMTNNDDKNRVVFLQHKPFQISEVAINHSSFLSAITKVDLNKFPVNSAQDLLRKVPGLFIAQHAGGGKAEQLFLRGFDSDHGTDVSVNVDGMPVNIVSHAHGQGYSDLHFVIPETVNNIDFGKGAYYTDRGDFNTAGYVDFKTYDRLNNSMIKLEGGSFNTKRILGMFNILNDAAGRKSAYLAAEYNYTDGPFDVKQNFNRVNIFGKYNQWLTDNDYFNIQFSTFNSSWNASGQIPERAVNEGIIGRWGSIDPTEGGNTSRTNLQMNYKHIISPSEQIDAMVWYSKYDFNLYSDFTFYLKDKDHGDEIQQTDGRNIYGTEIKYTKNFSLPNGTLDWVSGVGFRNDDINTLQLNHVYHRDLLLDKLSNVNGTETNLHAYTGLVWKTGKWTINPGLRVDHFIFNMHNLMNPEQLPSGQSSEGTRLSPKLNFSYAVNDNMMWFLKTGMGFHSNDMRVVIEQQGVKTLPYSVGGDLGVRLHPFKSLIITPTVWYLYLQQEFVYVGDDAVVEPSGKSQRFGADLGIRFQPLENFYLNADVNYAYARFTEEKKGEDYVPLAPVITSTGSVNWDFLHGFSLGIQYRYLGTRPAVEDNSIRTKAYFVNDLILSYNQPKWGANVQVSNLFNVKWNEAQFATETQLKNEQEPVTDLTYTPGSPFGMRVGVYYKF
- a CDS encoding helix-turn-helix domain-containing protein, with amino-acid sequence MEVLSNFQYKKLFLPNITEKILANNADVQLYRLENYLKGILMPVIPYRTTFNFIIFITNGHIKQYLENKEYQAEKGGVIFIKQGTITATIELSDDAEGFFLAYENNILSEQELPKHKTSIFFMTPFLKLDSLTYGTIIQLLPIMEQELWLNNFNVNEVVITMLHLILVKMLNTDLESHHRLATRSMEISLQFRDLLFKYHVKEKRVAFYADKLSVTENYLNKCVKNVTQKSPKQWINEIDINYSKALLHSSKDIAEIAYELNFHTASHFTQLFKKITGITPKEYRIQFLPHKIVEH